The following nucleotide sequence is from Vanessa cardui chromosome 19, ilVanCard2.1, whole genome shotgun sequence.
caCAGCAGCAAAACACCTGGACTTGGTTGAGTACACGCCTTTATAAAACGCAATCTTTCAGTCTCTATACGCAAAGCTGAAGTGACTAGCTTAAATGGAATTTATGCTTTCAACAGAGAAGAAATAACAAATTTCTGTTATAAACTTGGCGActtaatgaaaaaacaaaagtttattCCCAGCAATACTTATAACGCTGGCCAAACTGGTATCACCACGGTGTGAGACTCGGGTTTGTTGCAAGTGGCGAGCGAGGGAGGAACACAACAGTCATATATGCGATGAGTGCAGCCAGAAACTTCATACCgcttatgtttatttttgccAGTCGGAGAATGACCTTTATTAGAAAAAGATGGACCAGCTGGTGCATTATATGCCAACTCTGAAATAGGATGGATTAACGAAGATTTATATCTTCTTGCTATATCTTCTTCTGATAGCCTGTACGTCTGCTATACAAAGCAGTGTTTGCtttgatattgaaaaaatattcgaaaataaaaaataaattttagagaACCAATTCTCTGAATTCGTGGCCCAAATTCAAACTCTAATCAACGTACAAAATGGAATAATTCAAAAAGTGTCCGTTTTGTATAGACACGTAACGGACACTTTTACTTACTACTTGCATAGGCAAATGGAAAATAAAGTTTCCCAGATAGTTTCATCATGTAATACCGATGTTAAAGTTGAGTGACAGCAAAGGTCGAGACGAATATATTCCATTGCATATGAAGCCAGTTAACAACGCTCAAGATTTGGACAACCTTGAAAAGCAGTTATCGGACTCACGATTCAAAgactaattgaaaaatatatgttcCATGCTTTGTTCTGGCGTATGGTGCACCAGTGGTATGAAAAAtacactattaaaaataatgaaatgtttcTCAAAACGATTTTGAAAAACGCTAAAAGCAGAAATTTAGGAAAGGAAACAGAGCTTTAACATGAAGACGATCGACATCTAAAAGAAATGCAAAACGTATTAAGGTCTCCGAAAATGATGCGATATAGAAGAATAAGAAACCAGAAATGGTAGAAAATAAGGCTAACGATGCAATGCAGAGCACCTCAAAACGCATTGCCAATTCTGACCTTATAATCGGTAAGAAGACAAGAGTTTGAATCTGAAACAAAAATGACTATGACATCAGTGAATTTACTACCAATATACGTTACGTGAACGGTAAAGAAAATATAGTGGCCGACGCATTAAGTCGCATTGAAACGATAAACTGTCcatctaaaattaaataccaaGAAATAGCAAACGCACAAGAAGAAGATAACAATATACAACAATTActacaacaaaataatttatcgctgaaaaaatttaatatgcCAAACACCGATATCGGACTATACTGTGAAACTTCAACAACTTATATTCGTCCATATATTCCTACATGGTACCGAAGAAAagtatataatagtatacaCAACATAAGTCATCCCGGTACAAGAACAACTAGCAAGctgatatgtaaaaaaatattttggctCTCAATGAATACAGACATCGCGCAATGGACAAAAACTTGTGTTAATCGCCAGAAAAGCAAAATACATCGTCACACATTCAGCCCGACTCATTCATTCCCGCCAACCGAAATTTTTCAACACGTACCGACATCGTCGGACCTCTCCCTACAACCGCTCGGGGTTAAGGTAGGTAAGGTAAGGTATGCGATCAGTTACGTGTTTTTATGGCAAAACTATACATAATAAAGCATAAGGTACCCTTCCCCATATTACTCATGATGTATAGGAACGTATAGGACCCTAGCAGAAAGTATCATATCCTACGGCCTGGGTAGTTATGGACGTACATTTAAAACTTACCTAGaccgaatatttaaaatacagcaaagaatattaaaaaatgtagtaccccaaaaaattcaaattaaaataaaaaacaaaatttctcttttcaaatattgtaaagtCTTACCAGTGTATGATCTAATTAAACTCGTTATACtctctaacaattattttaataatgaactaaaaaatccttatattcataatatgactaccagaaatataaccaataaaaactTAACCTTTCCAAGAACCAAAAATCTATACGGGAAAAAATCTCTTAACTATGTCCTACCTATGTTTATAAATgagttaccaaaaaatatttgagaaaaaattacagaaaaaaatatcaaaaatgtcctaaaaaaatatttttatcaaaaattataatatactatgtatgtatatatatgtatatgtgtgtatgtgtatatggtatgtatataaataaaaaaatatatataattaaatgagacaTTTGGGAACAGCctgtattgtttagttttactaaatagtatatgcgaatacttttcttagccaatacaaaccagaaaatggtttaatggcttgtgaaatatattaatgtgtatgttttattataaaaagaaataaataaaaaactaatttttcctttttgcctttacgtaattagaccctcgaagaaccgccatactggtacaaatgaccaaatattttgtcattatcatctcccggtcttaAAGCAATCCCGAccgttgataataataataataataaatacgtcaACACGAAAAAAAATGGGgctgtcataaaattatttaaagaaattaatgaaaaaattctatatttatctaaaaaagtgTAAACAGATATTCTtggatcataaataataaaatatacgtacaattatacaaaaatgaacaGATATACCTACATCAATAattctaccaaaaataaaagtgacattGTCAAACCaaaataagaatgtttaaaacCCAAAAacatgttgacaagagccagacaacgagcgcacaactatccatccccggacccgccgctcagctccgcctcgcagacacaggaccccgcacaaggaagtagtctggtgtctgcagttgcgtcgagctcgagcgacgagtacttctccccgccgacgtcgccaacacctgtacgtcgagcggggagacgccggccaccgacgggcttgggagccagaggccaaccggtctcgaacagggtccccgcttccggtggtggtgtgcagcgcatgcgatggacacaacccatcaatgaaaatgtcatgcgcgcatactatggggctacaaaggggggaactaacctcacggcgtaccgtgttaggatgctctctctgtttcaggcgcttgaaccagctgtcaacgtctcggctcaacgactgtcggatcaggtgcgagtcattctgcgtaacaacaggctgagtgacaccgtacTTGATCGGATTCGCTCGGAAACATGTAATAGCGGTGTCACTTCCGGCCCGTCAACGCCCGTGGTTGAGGTACCACTTCCTACAATACCACAGGGCCTAGAACATGATGACGAGGGCggtggtgacatggctattacaacaagtaagtacagtgatcatttgaggagcgcactgggggatgcgattcgggagtatcgtaacactcccgctgagcttaggccacggttgccacgtttacccatgactaaacggaatagggacctagtgtgcactctggattcactgctcaCAGATTATTTTGGGggcagtgaaaatctcgaggatacgcactcaattctgttttgtgcggttgttgcagcatgtcgtgtagctggtgttacatttgaagacaccgaacgtgctacacgaccaaaggctgttgcaccggcctggcagagcaggattgagaaacgtattaatgagaccagagtgctcattggaaaactatattgttttaaggaagggaatacgcgtccacgtgtaatgcgtttcgtggggcgggcgttcttggggactggtataggtccgcaagaatatccgtcccatgtcgtggagcgtattgacttcctaaaacaaaaagtttatgcatgggcaagccgcatccgtcggtacaggcggcgagtggaccgttatcacttgaatcgcaaattccagagcgatcaaaggtgggtgtacagaacgtgggagcgactcgaccaggatgTGAACGATGGATgccgcccagatgatgatgccacgaatacattttggcgcaacatctggtcggtgcccgtcgaccacattgaaggtgattggatgctggaggtcaggcaagcgtgcgagcctttggaagtgatgggaaaaatttccattgcttctgaagatgtagccgctgcagttcgatccgtttccaactggaagtctccgggaccggacgggctgcataacttctggctaaaatggctacgcagctcgcatgaatgcttggcatcccagttccagtcagctctagagtctgggtcgctaccacagttccttaccaccggagtcacccacctgctccataagtcaggtagtgcaacggatcctaaaaattatagaccgattacttgtttaccgacggtctataagctccttaccgccattctgagagataagattaatagtcacatacagaataatagtattttgtctgtctctcagaatggatgtaggggtggatcacgaggcactaaggagctactcctcattgatatgaccattagccaacaggttcgtcgttctcgaaagagtctgtcgacatgctggatagattacaagaaggcctatgattccgtgccgcatacatggctcttgagggtgctggagttgtataaattagatacaactctatgcagtttcttgagatcatgtatggggcaatggcggacagtccttcgctatccaggatgccgaacgattcatggtaatgacgaaccgataaggattgagcggggaatattccagggcgatagtttgagtccattgtggttttgtttagccttgaaccccctaagtactctcttggagagttcaaggctgggctatcgtttgcggagaggaggtaaagtaatatcccacctactttacatggatgacttaaagctctttgcaccttcagattcacaactaatggagttactaaaggtaacagaaacttttagtaattctattagaatggaatttggagttgacaaatgcgcggttatgcatgtaaagcgaggagagattatggaatctgacggattacaactttcagattccataaactttaagtcactgtccgcaaacgaatcatacaaatacttgggtatgtcggaagcgttaggcatcaatgtgaccgacatgaaacaatcattgcaggagcgtttctttggtcgcctgaaaaaggtactcaaaagtcttttatcaggtggcaataaggttcgcgccttcaatggttgggtcatgccggtcttgatgtactctttcggcatactcaagtggactcaaaaagaactagacgccttggataggaaagtccgtgtcctgctgactgcatatcgaatgcatcatcctcggtcttcggtgatgagattgtacatcccacggagatgtggtggccgtggctttttaaatgccaagaccctacataaccgtgaggtatacaaactcagggagtattttctccacactgacttggatatgcaccgagatgtagttacaatggacaagggactaactccgctctccttaggcaaagagaactggcgcaaacctgtagtactaagtactgagaaccgcaaggaggtatggaagtgcaaggagttacacggacgcttctatcgggtccttcatggacccgatgtggactttatggcgtccgtatcttggctacggttcggtaacctatttggtgaaaccgaaggttttgtctgtgcgattatggacgaagttatcatgacgaacaattaccggaagtatattgtgagggatggcacggtggacatatgtcgggcgtgtcacactccgggcgaatcccttagacatattatttccggttgttctcgtcttgctaacggagagtatttgtacagacataatcaagtggccaagattatccatcaacaacttgcacttcgatacggtcttgtggtatcagaggtaccgtactacaggtatgtgcccgacccagttctcgagaatggtcatatcacactgtactgggaccgatctataatcactgacaggactgttgtcgccaacaagcctgatatagtggtgatagatcggtcagagcgccgcacgataattgttgacatcaccatccctcatgacgagaatctcgtgaaagctgagaaggataaacaaataaaatatcttgacttagctcacgaggttgtcgacatgtgggatgtggatacagcagttattgtgccgatagttgtttcagcgaatggcctaatggccaagagcctcgaccaacatcttaagaggctctcgttaggcagctgggtcaagggcctgatgcagaaggcagtactcctcggcacggcgcgtattgtgaggaagttcctctctttggagccctgaccaccggtggcttagaccctgttcccgccactggttggtctctgtattttatatttttaaatatattttatacatatgtttgtattttatatttaaaaatgtaactttatatgagtaaaaataaataaataagtaaaaaaataataataataatatttatttggcaaTAATAGAAGTACAGAAAATAAATGACACATACAGAGTACTTAGAAAAAACATTTCACAATATAATAGATTAATGACCCCATGCTAGGAAAATCCTGTGTTATGGGGAACATTCATCCGTCCACTACAACTAATTAAATCGACTATGTTTTCAAAGTAGAATAcacatttcatattataatagcagataatatatatacttgtttatttattttttttatttattattatttttatattttttttttgtgtcccGACCAACGGTAAGATTTTGTTAAAAAGTGTAATATATGgtaattatgtaaaaagtaGGAAGTAAGAAGTATGTCTATTCGTGCGTGATAAGGTATGTATGAGAGTGGTTGTGGAGAGATGTGTGTGTGGGTGAGGTTGTGTGGGTGGGTTCGTGGGGTGTTGTGTATTTATTGAATTGTTGAGTGTGGTATTTGTACCTGATAGCTATGGTAATAAGGTAATTAATATGTGTGTTACTGGGAATAATTGCGAAAttgatagtttttgttttttactccAGTTGTCCTTTATATGCTGGTTTAATAAGGTTTTCTGTTTCGTGATAGTCTAGCGACATTAGATATTCTTTGGTGTTGTTTTTGCATTGGtgcttgtttaatttatgtaagttaAGTTTTGTGTGTAACTTGTTGTACAGTAGAGAGCTCAAGAATGGAAAATGACGTCGTGCGAAGGCTGTATTAACGTGGAGTTTCTCGCAAGCAGGAATTGGTCTTCTCCTTGGAGCGGAGCTGCTAATTTCAGGGGGCAACAGCGCAGCGTGTTTACGCATGATTGTGCGGAGGATGTAAAGCTGCCTCACTGTTAAGGTTTTATACTCCATATACAATTGACGAGTCGGATAACGGAACGGCTTTCCCATGAGAACCTTGATGACAGCACGTTGGGTGCGCTCCACCTTGAGAGTTGCTGTCTTTGCAGTCCCTCCCCAGACCGTAATACAATACCCTACAATTGATCCACAAAGTGCATTAAAAACTACATTTAAGGTGTCAATGTGAGCCGATAGTCGAAGTTTTTTGAACGCAAATATAAGTTTTCGTATGCGTGATGAAAGGGCTTGAAGGTGTGTTTTCCACGATAGGCAGGCGTCGAGTTGCAGTCCGAGATATCTTATCACTTTCACTCTGGTCAAGGCAGGGCATGTACAATTAATGCCCTGTGTGTCACATTGGTGTGCTTTGACTGTGATTGTGTGTTCTGCTGGTTGCACAGAGGGTCGAGAGGTAAACGTTATGAATTTAGTTTTGTCGACGTTTAAGGTAAGACTGTTCTTGGATAGCCAGAAAGTTATTTGCCTTAGGACTGCTTCCGCAACGTCTATTGCCGCCTGCCAATCATGGCCGTGTGTCACAATTGCCGTGTCATCGGCGTAGACCACTACGTGCGCCGATGGATGGGAGAGCTCACAGAGCTCATTTACGTAGATAGAGAAGAGTAGGGGACTGATCAGACTTCCTTGGGGCACGCCGAACTCAATCAACTCATTAGCACTAATGTAGTCTCCTATTTTGACACACTGTGATCGGTCGGAGAGGAAGCTCTTAAATATATCGAGAGCAATTCCACGTACCCCAATGGATTCTAACTTCGATAGGAGGATAGGAACAGAGATCGTGTCGAAGGCCTTCGAGAGATCTAGGAAAATGCCTAGGCACTTcctttttttgtcaatattgtTTACGACACAGTTAACTAGGTTGGAAACAGCATCTTCGGTAGAAAACCCCTTTCGAAACCCATATTGGTTTCGTGATATAagtttgtatttgtttacatagttgttaaggtttttatatagtattttttccaGGATTTTGGAAAGAGCTGGAAGTACCGAGATAGGGCGATAGTTTATGGCGCTGCCTCTGTCACCTGATTTGTATATAGGATGAACTAGGGCCTTTTTTAGGGCTCTTGGGAAAATTCCTGCAGACAGAGAGAGATTGCAAATGTGTGTAATTGATGGAAGAAGTATGTTGCTAGCGGATTGCAATAGCTTGCACGAGATTCCGTCCCAGCCCGCGGAACTATCGGTACGGAGTTCCATAACCATTCGCTCAACCTCTTTTTCATCCGTCTCCAGTAATACCAATGAGTTGGGGGGTGTTATTGTTTTCCTGAAGAAAGATTGGGAGCAGTTCTGAGGAAGAATAATTTTGGTAGCGAGATTCTTGCCTACCTgtgtaaaatatgaatttacagAATCTACAGATTTTTGGGGCGATTGACAAAGTGTTAGGAGTTCAGTTGGTGAAGGTGAGTTGTGATTAGTATGAGTAATGTTTTTAATAGTTACCCACATTTTTTTGGGATTATTCTTAGCTTTCACAAACTCTTGTTTTTCATacgcaatttttaattttttaagtaagCTGTTGCAGAAATTACGATAGCGAAGGTATGTGATTTTAAGGATATGGTTTTTAGGatctttgcttatttttttgtgCATCTGGTCTCGATTTCGAATACATCTCAATAATCCCGGAGTGATCCAGGGCTTTAAAATTCTGGCTTTGCTGGGAATGGATCTATAGATTGTGTTTTTAACTGTGATGGAAGACAAAATACCTATCAATTCGTCAGTTGCTAAATTCGGATCCTTCATTGccataatttttgaaaaatcaCAATTTTCGATGTCTTTGATAGCATTTGAGAGATTGAGGCGAGATAGGTAAAATTTACGGGGTTTATTGATTGGTTTACAACTTTTAAGGCTTAATAGAACACCTGAATGATCGGTGACTGAGGTATCAAGAACTAAAGTTATCgctaatttgtttgttttcaataaaacgTGATCCAAACAGTTGTTTAGGCGAGTTGGAAGTTGGTGTGCTGGTAAAAGACCGTGAGAAGCTGCTAAGTTAAGATACTGATGAGACCGAGCATCAGTGCCGCTgggacaaatatttatattgacgtCTCCAATCAATGCGATggtgttaaaatttttgaactTTACCAAAACGTTATGTAAACCATCGAGAAAGTTATCAATGGTTTTGATTGACGGCGATCTATAAAGTGCAATTATTGCTACTTTATTTTCGATAGTACAAATAATGCAACTAGAGTCAGTGAATGGCGGCTCCGTGATGGTAAAACTCAAATGTTCTCTTATGTAAATAACTATTCCGTCATtcttattaagtaaatttttagtATGGTGTACTGTATAGCCAGCCAGAGTAGGTATTGAAGTAAGATTATTGAGCCAGCATTCTGTCAAGATCAGAACGTCACATTCAATTTTAATCGCTACTAGGAGGCAGTTGAAATCATGAAAGTTTTTGTTAATACTTCTAATGTTTATGTGGAGGAAGTTAATTGATTGGCCATTAACATAATTAGAACAGTTATCAGATGAGCATTGATACGAAAGGGAGACAGATACATCATCtaagtcattatttatttcgtttatggTAAAGGTATGGTATGGTATTggtaaagttttgtttttctGCATCTATCACTTGGCATTATAACTTGTCGGGGATATTTGTATGAGTATGATGAGTAATTTGTAATGGTGTAGCTTATTATCATTACGGGTTTTGTACCATATAACCAGAAGGGAGAAAGTGGTAAAAAGTGTAAAATAGGTGTATGAAAGTGTATGAATCTGAGTGGGCGAATTGATGATAGGTAGGTATATTTGGCTGCAGTGTAGGTTATATTGGTGTAGTGTGTAATGTTAGTTCGAAGTAAAAGGTGTTTTTCTTGTTGGTTGGTGTAGTTGACATACTTAACTATATGTAAAAACTTATCTAAAGATGTATGGTGGGCGTTAACaaataaaatggttttatttatccttaaaagtaaatagatattaataagGCATGCAAACTTAGATTCATAGGATAGTCATTGTTCTGTTAAACGTTCCAGTTCCCGCAGAGTCTGCTCAGACTTCACCAGTATTTGCTTAGCTCCCGTTGTTTTCCTCAAAAATATATTGCCATTTATGGTCCAACAAAATTCGAATTTGTTTAGTTTTGCAAAATCTTTAGTTGTAAAGAAAAGTTTTCTGGAGCTGGCTGGAAGATGTTCAGATATATAAATCGGCCGCCGTTCACCGGGCAGGCCAATGCTAAGGGAACTGAGGCGGTCATTACTGTGTTTCTTATTGAAGTTGCGGGTCGCCGTGAGCAATTGGTTTTTTGTCTGGACGCTAGTAAGTTCAGCGACAATCGGTCTGACAGAGCCCGATTTACCCGGTAGACGGTAAACATCACGCAAGTTGGCACTATTAAGCGGAATATCAACGGCTGAGCTGACTTTGGTTATAATATCCGCGAGATCCGACACAGACTCGTTCTCGACAGCGGGTACGTTACGAATTTCAACACTGGAGGGGCGAGATAGACGCTGGATATCCTGGATCTTAGTTTCCAGATTTAGTATACTTTCTCTATAagaaagtttttctttttgaagtATCTctaattgcttaaatatatcATCATACTGCTTGTTAATGAATACAACGGTTTTTTCTATCTCGTCATTTGACTTTTGAATGCAATGGATTTGCGATTTAACCTCGGTCATTTCAGCAACCAATTTATTTAGAGTAGAAGTTTGATCATTACAAAATTTCGTGAAGTAGGCTTCCTGGTCTGTTTTCCAGTTATGCAGCATTTGTTGTATTTCCTTTTTGAGATCCTGGTATTCGGAGCCTGGAGAGCAACATGTGCGGGGACGCTTGTGACGCATTGTAATGTTTACATCTTCATAAGGACTGTTCGTTATAAGTGTAGGAATATCCGAGTCAGACGATGTTTGAGTAATGTTGGTAGTAGAAGAATTTGATGGCGGTGAGCGCTGTACGCGAGGCATACTGTGTGGGTAGGCAATGGTCTCGTGAACGGTCGAACAAAGTAAAATGAACCGTAGTACTCACAGCAGTAGGTTGAGGATGAACGAAGGGTGGTGGCCGCGCTTGAGACGCCGCGTCGCCCGGATGGTATTGCTTGGGCAGAACGAGATGGCAATTATGACCACTGTGCTGCTTCCGCGGAGGTGAAGATGGTGAGTGCGGAGCAGGATCTTTACGCTTACGGCACTAGTTTACCGATGAAACAGCTTTATCACCCGCGAGAAGTGGATATGATTATAAGCAATCGTGATATCTATTTAAGTGTTATAGTTGCATACGCTATGatgagtattataaattaaatttgacacaCGTCTACTCTTAGACAAGGTTTCGGACGGAAGCATATATAAAGTACAATATATAAGCATAGCGTTGATATATCAGCAGAGACAGTCGCACAAgctatttgttaaataattgtaacaaaattacatacatatgtccaGCAGCGCTATCTGTTGTCATTCCTAAGTTAGTGAATGTATTCTGTTTAGGGAATTAATGTATGTGaatgattgaaataaatagtttagttGATTCAAAACCAGCAAAGCGTATTTATCAAAGCGTAAGTTTTGAGTGATCTATCTGTGCAGTTAGTATAAAAATGTCGATgaactatttaacaaatatcCCGAAGTTCAAAGGTCGCGAGAATTACGACGACTGGTGCTTCGCGGCGGAAAATGTGCTAGTACTAGAAGGCATGGCGGACGCTATCAAGGCGCCATTAGCAGAAACGGCTACATCGATTTAGAAAGCAGACGATATGAAGGCAAAAGCAAAACTAGTGTTAACAATCGACGCTTCTTTATATGTCCATATCAAGCAATGTGCAACGACATATGAATTATGGAGAACCTTAAAGAATATGTTCGACGATTCTGAATATTCACGTAGAATCAGTTTGCTTAGAAACCTCATCAGTATACGCCTAGAAGACTGCGATTCGATGACCAACTATGTAAACCGCACAGAAACTGCAAGGGACTGGTTTCGAAATAAATGACCAGTGGATCGCATCATTAATGTTAGCCGGGTTACCTGAGAAATTTGAGCCTATGATAATGGCAATAGAACAGATCCGTAGTTGAAAAAGCTCGCTGTCTCCTATTTGATGCCCAATTTCAGAAGAACCTGTGGGCAGAGGTCGTACATACGACAGTGTACATACTAAATCGTGTACCAGCTGCAGGTATAGGTAACAAGACAACTCCTTATGAAATATGGACGGGCAGAAAGCCAAAGTTGAATCACCTGCGTGTATTTGGCAGCCCAGTCATGGTACATATCCCTAAAGAAAAACGCAAGAAATGGGACAAGAAAGCGAAGAAAATGTTCCTGGATAGGTATTCTGAGAATATCAAGGGCTATCGCTTATATGATCCAGTAGCAAGAGATGTTATTACAGCCAGAGATGTCGTGGTCATGGAGAAAACAGATGACAGCTCCGCGACAACCATTACCATTGATGAGAGCAGACCACCCGAAGAAGCAGAAGAGGAACACGACTCTGTAAGTGAGGAACAGGTTACCAGTGACAACCCGATGGATGAGACATTCATATCGAATGAATCTTCGGATGAAACTGATGATACTTTATCACCAGATGACCTGGATCTCCTCCCCACACAATGTGACACTAATTTGCTTGAAAACGTGTAAGACGCAAACCAGACTATTATAATGTTGCAAGCATGTGTGTGGAAATAGC
It contains:
- the LOC124537740 gene encoding uncharacterized protein LOC124537740 yields the protein MPRVQRSPPSNSSTTNITQTSSDSDIPTLITNSPYEDVNITMRHKRPRTCCSPGSEYQDLKKEIQQMLHNWKTDQEAYFTKFCNDQTSTLNKLVAEMTEVKSQIHCIQKSNDEIEKTVVFINKQYDDIFKQLEILQKEKLSYRESILNLETKIQDIQRLSRPSSVEIRNVPAVENESVSDLADIITKVSSAVDIPLNSANLRDVYRLPGKSGSVRPIVAELTSVQTKNQLLTATRNFNKKHSNDRLSSLSIGLPGERRPIYISEHLPASSRKLFFTTKDFAKLNKFEFCWTINGNIFLRKTTGAKQILVKSEQTLRELERLTEQ